A portion of the Micromonospora vinacea genome contains these proteins:
- a CDS encoding MerR family transcriptional regulator, whose amino-acid sequence MRVGELARRTGTTVRALRYYESAGLVVPRRLSNGYREYDAIAVRLVAQIRELMALGLTVEETRPFVESIADGSDDTDVCAAAVATYRSTITNLQERIGKLTAQRDALDARLDAAATQVVPGSPAEGADPTALVGVRLPSLSFYGTDGRPVDLGALGPGRSVIFVYPLTGRPGVDLPNGLLEVHGARGSTEQAAWFRDHHAELRAAGAARVYGLSAQSTGYQRELAHRLRLPYPLIPDPRLTLADALRLPTRTAGDMTLYERLTLVVADGAVEHVFHPIPDPASHPLHVMRWLTKRR is encoded by the coding sequence ATGCGGGTGGGTGAGTTGGCACGACGGACCGGCACCACGGTCCGGGCCTTGCGGTACTACGAGTCGGCCGGCCTGGTCGTGCCCCGGCGGCTGAGCAACGGCTACCGCGAGTACGACGCGATCGCGGTGCGGCTGGTGGCGCAGATCCGCGAGCTGATGGCGCTCGGCCTCACCGTCGAGGAGACCCGCCCGTTCGTCGAGTCGATCGCCGATGGTTCCGACGACACCGACGTGTGCGCGGCAGCGGTGGCCACCTACCGCAGCACCATCACCAACCTCCAGGAACGGATCGGCAAGTTGACCGCCCAGCGGGACGCGCTGGACGCGCGCCTGGACGCCGCCGCGACCCAGGTCGTACCCGGCAGTCCCGCCGAAGGCGCCGACCCCACCGCGCTGGTCGGCGTCAGACTGCCATCGCTGTCCTTCTACGGCACCGACGGCCGCCCGGTCGATCTCGGTGCGCTCGGCCCCGGGCGCAGCGTCATCTTCGTCTACCCGCTGACCGGACGGCCGGGCGTCGACCTGCCCAACGGGCTGCTGGAGGTCCATGGCGCCCGGGGCAGCACCGAGCAGGCCGCCTGGTTCCGCGACCACCACGCGGAACTCCGCGCGGCCGGCGCCGCCCGGGTGTACGGCCTGTCCGCGCAGTCGACCGGGTACCAGCGTGAACTCGCCCACCGGCTGCGGCTGCCCTACCCGCTGATTCCCGATCCGAGGCTGACCCTGGCCGACGCGCTGCGGCTGCCGACCCGCACCGCGGGCGACATGACGCTCTACGAGCGGCTGACCCTGGTCGTCGCCGACGGGGCTGTCGAACACGTCTTCCACCCGATCCCGGACCCGGCGTCGCACCCCCTGCACGTGATGCGGTGGCTCACCAAGCGACGTTAG
- the eno gene encoding phosphopyruvate hydratase, with translation MTAISRVRARQILDSRGNPTVEADVVLADGSTGRAAVPSGASTGANEAVELRDGDRTRFHGKGVGRAVGAVNGEIADAVLGLDAEDQALIDETMIDLDASKDKGRLGANAILAVSLATAKAAALAHRQPLYRYVGGVGARLLPVPMMNIINGGAHADNPLDFQEFMIAPVGAQTFAEAVRMGSEVFHTLKASLAAAGHSTNVGDEGGFAPNVTDADEALRFVLRAIEDTGYQPGVDVRICLDPASSEFFRDGVYDYVGEGRRRTVEEHVDYLLDLVSRYPISSIEDPMAEDDIAGWKRLTEVAGERVQLVGDDVFCTDVDRLRDGIDGGYANAILVKVNQIGTLTETLATVDAAHKAGYRVVMSHRSGETEDTTIADLAVGVGCGQIKTGSLSRSDRTAKYNQLIRIEEELGERAIYAPSR, from the coding sequence ATGACGGCAATCAGTCGGGTACGGGCTCGGCAGATCCTCGACAGCAGGGGCAACCCGACAGTGGAGGCCGACGTGGTCCTCGCCGACGGGTCGACCGGTCGGGCGGCCGTGCCGTCCGGAGCGTCGACGGGGGCGAACGAGGCGGTCGAGCTGCGCGACGGGGACCGGACGCGTTTCCACGGCAAGGGGGTCGGCAGGGCCGTCGGCGCGGTCAACGGCGAGATCGCCGACGCGGTGCTCGGGCTCGACGCGGAGGACCAGGCCCTCATCGACGAGACGATGATCGACCTCGACGCTTCCAAGGACAAGGGTCGACTGGGTGCCAACGCGATCCTGGCGGTGTCCCTGGCGACCGCGAAAGCGGCGGCGCTGGCCCACCGGCAGCCTCTGTACCGCTACGTCGGTGGCGTCGGCGCCCGCCTGCTCCCGGTGCCGATGATGAACATCATCAACGGTGGCGCGCACGCCGACAACCCGCTCGACTTCCAGGAGTTCATGATCGCCCCGGTCGGCGCGCAGACCTTCGCCGAGGCGGTCCGGATGGGCTCGGAGGTCTTCCACACCCTGAAGGCCTCCCTGGCCGCGGCCGGGCACAGCACCAACGTCGGTGACGAGGGCGGCTTCGCGCCGAACGTCACGGACGCCGACGAGGCACTGCGGTTCGTGCTGCGCGCCATCGAGGACACCGGTTACCAGCCCGGCGTCGACGTGCGGATCTGCCTCGACCCGGCCAGCTCGGAGTTCTTCCGTGACGGCGTCTACGACTACGTCGGCGAGGGACGCCGGCGCACCGTCGAGGAGCACGTCGACTACCTGCTCGACCTGGTCTCCCGGTACCCGATCAGCTCGATCGAGGACCCGATGGCCGAGGACGACATCGCCGGCTGGAAGCGGCTGACGGAGGTGGCCGGGGAGCGCGTGCAGCTGGTCGGCGACGACGTCTTCTGCACCGACGTCGACCGGCTGCGCGATGGGATCGACGGTGGTTACGCCAACGCGATCCTGGTCAAGGTCAACCAGATCGGCACGCTCACCGAGACCCTGGCGACGGTGGACGCCGCCCACAAGGCCGGGTACCGGGTGGTGATGTCGCACCGATCCGGGGAGACCGAGGACACCACCATCGCCGACCTGGCGGTGGGCGTCGGCTGCGGGCAGATCAAGACCGGCTCGCTGTCGCGCTCCGACCGCACGGCGAAGTACAACCAGCTCATCCGCATCGAGGAGGAGCTCGGCGAGCGTGCCATCTACGCTCCGAGCCGCTGA
- a CDS encoding TraR/DksA family transcriptional regulator, protein MNRDSSAVREELLRLREQTEAQATALDGDLRSLFEASRSSNADDEHDPEGSTIAFERAQLTAVLDATRRRLAELDVALRRVDDGSYGVCERCSRPIPAERLVARPSARTCVACASRR, encoded by the coding sequence ATGAACAGGGATTCCAGCGCGGTCCGCGAGGAGTTGCTGCGGCTGCGCGAACAGACCGAGGCTCAGGCCACCGCCCTGGACGGCGACCTGCGGAGCCTCTTCGAGGCGTCCCGGTCGTCAAACGCCGATGACGAACACGACCCCGAGGGCAGCACCATCGCCTTCGAACGCGCGCAGCTCACCGCCGTCCTGGACGCCACCCGCCGACGCCTGGCCGAGCTGGACGTCGCGCTGCGACGGGTCGACGACGGCAGCTACGGCGTGTGCGAACGGTGCTCCCGTCCGATTCCCGCCGAGCGGCTCGTCGCCCGCCCGTCCGCGCGTACCTGCGTGGCCTGCGCCAGCCGACGGTGA
- a CDS encoding TetR/AcrR family transcriptional regulator, with protein sequence MPRPKSPASAGTRQRLSDAALDLFHLRGYNGTSVQDIVAAAGAPKGTFYNHFASKEDLALDSVARYSAAMGLEMLDEKQGGTPLERITGHLRYITGLGDTMGDRGCLLGNFATEIPAHSDVLRNAVDAGFGRWVAALATAIEQARAAGELHGDEPAIDLAGFIVSSYEGAAARAKASGDPAALQEFFTITTGRILT encoded by the coding sequence ATGCCACGACCGAAGTCGCCAGCCTCCGCCGGGACCCGGCAACGGTTGTCCGACGCGGCGCTGGACCTGTTCCACCTGCGCGGCTACAACGGCACGAGCGTCCAGGACATCGTCGCCGCCGCCGGGGCGCCCAAGGGCACCTTCTACAACCACTTCGCCAGCAAGGAAGACCTCGCCCTCGACTCGGTGGCGAGATACTCCGCGGCGATGGGGCTGGAGATGCTCGACGAGAAGCAGGGCGGCACGCCGCTGGAGCGGATCACGGGTCATCTGAGATACATCACCGGCCTCGGCGACACCATGGGTGACCGGGGATGCCTGCTCGGCAACTTCGCCACCGAGATCCCGGCACACAGCGACGTTCTGCGAAACGCCGTCGACGCCGGCTTCGGCCGCTGGGTAGCCGCGCTCGCCACGGCGATCGAGCAGGCGCGGGCCGCCGGTGAACTGCACGGCGACGAACCGGCCATCGATCTCGCCGGCTTCATCGTCTCCAGTTACGAGGGCGCGGCAGCACGGGCGAAGGCATCCGGTGACCCGGCTGCTCTCCAGGAGTTCTTCACGATCACCACGGGCCGGATCCTCACCTGA
- a CDS encoding DUF1330 domain-containing protein: MSTYLINHLRIPGGVPTEESLRYLEQVQATTEAYGAKWLVLDAEVQVLEGSWPGSVVLIEFPDAETAKTWYNSPEYQAILSLRVDHTINDLVLVDSVGPDFTVAGYARQIRTLLGQ; this comes from the coding sequence ATGAGCACCTACCTGATCAACCACCTGCGTATCCCCGGCGGTGTGCCGACCGAGGAGTCCCTGCGTTACCTGGAGCAGGTGCAGGCCACCACCGAGGCGTACGGCGCCAAGTGGCTCGTCCTGGATGCCGAGGTGCAGGTCCTCGAGGGCAGCTGGCCCGGTTCGGTCGTGCTGATCGAGTTCCCGGACGCGGAAACCGCCAAGACCTGGTACAACTCGCCCGAGTACCAGGCCATCCTGTCGCTGCGCGTCGATCACACCATCAACGACCTGGTCCTGGTGGACTCGGTCGGCCCGGACTTCACGGTGGCCGGCTACGCGCGTCAGATCCGGACCCTCCTCGGCCAGTGA
- a CDS encoding ferritin-like domain-containing protein has product MSTAPVPEVDLGDLGFGRGAHLLVQRALAGLPPGGRLAVTGRDPALRVHLPAWCRGRGHRVEWPDRGDGSDLVAVVVRGSADDDRWFGAERAGPALPSALSSRPPARWGLGARGALLEAGGPEARFDLDDRDLVWADIAPHLYAQAAARQWDPQTAVPWDDPFALPADVEAAVVQVMTYLVENEQAALVVPARLVGRIHPHFREVVQLLAVQMADEARHMEVFSRRALLRGAEMGTSSAGGRQSLFTLVAESDFALASFLLSVLGEGSFVDLLSFLHENAPDPVTRRICWLAMQDERRHVVFGMAHLEHQAQLDPLLRDRLRAAIHRRHDALADTAGLNADVFDALVVLAAGGWHPDDVSAGFGRVQALQHAMDQGRQRRLVRLGFRADEAAALSALHTRNFM; this is encoded by the coding sequence GTGAGCACGGCACCGGTCCCCGAGGTCGACCTCGGCGATCTGGGTTTCGGCCGGGGCGCGCACCTGCTCGTGCAACGCGCCCTGGCCGGGCTGCCGCCCGGCGGCCGGTTGGCGGTCACCGGCCGCGACCCGGCGCTGCGCGTACACCTTCCTGCCTGGTGTCGTGGTCGGGGCCATCGGGTCGAATGGCCGGATCGGGGCGACGGGAGCGACCTCGTCGCGGTCGTGGTGCGGGGTTCGGCGGACGACGACCGCTGGTTCGGCGCCGAGCGGGCCGGACCGGCCCTGCCGTCGGCGCTCAGCAGCCGCCCACCGGCGCGGTGGGGGCTCGGCGCCCGGGGCGCGCTCCTCGAAGCCGGTGGTCCCGAGGCCCGCTTCGACCTGGACGACCGCGACCTGGTCTGGGCCGACATCGCCCCCCACCTGTACGCGCAGGCCGCCGCCCGACAGTGGGACCCGCAGACCGCGGTGCCGTGGGACGACCCGTTCGCGCTGCCGGCCGACGTCGAGGCCGCGGTGGTGCAGGTGATGACCTACCTGGTCGAGAACGAGCAGGCCGCCCTCGTCGTACCGGCCCGGTTAGTGGGGCGCATCCATCCGCACTTTCGGGAGGTGGTGCAGCTCCTCGCCGTGCAGATGGCCGACGAGGCCCGGCACATGGAGGTCTTCAGCCGGCGGGCGCTGCTGCGGGGCGCCGAGATGGGCACGTCATCCGCCGGCGGCCGGCAGTCGCTGTTCACGCTCGTCGCGGAGTCGGACTTCGCGTTGGCGTCGTTCCTGCTCTCCGTGCTCGGCGAGGGCAGTTTCGTCGACCTGCTCTCGTTCCTGCACGAGAACGCCCCGGACCCGGTGACCCGCCGGATCTGTTGGCTCGCCATGCAGGACGAGCGCCGGCACGTGGTGTTCGGCATGGCACACCTGGAGCATCAGGCGCAGCTGGATCCGCTGCTGCGGGACCGGCTGCGGGCGGCCATCCACCGCCGCCACGACGCGCTGGCCGACACGGCAGGGCTCAACGCTGACGTCTTCGACGCACTGGTGGTGCTCGCTGCGGGTGGTTGGCATCCGGACGACGTGTCCGCCGGCTTCGGCCGGGTGCAGGCCCTGCAACACGCGATGGATCAGGGCCGTCAACGCCGACTCGTGCGCCTGGGTTTCCGGGCCGACGAGGCGGCGGCGCTCTCCGCCCTGCACACCCGCAACTTCATGTAG